A genomic segment from Thermothielavioides terrestris NRRL 8126 chromosome 4, complete sequence encodes:
- a CDS encoding uncharacterized protein (Contains conserved domain WD40[cd00200], WD40 domain and overlapping COG2319[COG2319], FOG: WD40 repeat.): MSPTPMDIDDAPSASATPSLNISRTLGANAPSTTSVSEVISAFRPTKLFRRDDAKDGKPLPYVLSIDFDDPGELCMTSESDETIQIYNVKDGRHDKSLLSKKYGVKLAKFTHTSSGIIYASTKQNDAIRYLATHDNSFIRYFEGHEGAVTDLSLHPGADNFISCSVDNTVLLWDIRTKNFSGKLFLNTPYLSAWDPSGNVFAIASPASSTILLYDHRNYERGPFSEFDIMKARGPADPEAASRGWTKLEFSNDGKHLLLGSRGDGHFLLDAFDGNLKAYLKKPGPGTRRLGAGETQGGNAESSGDCCFAPDGRYVLSGAKTDLLVWDTLAAAQGGDKVLAPTHVLEEKRETAVVAYNPRYNMIATADQELVFWLPESNS, translated from the exons ATGTCTCCCACCCCGATGGACATCGACGACGCGCCCTCCGCGTCAGCTACTCCATCGCTGAATATTTCGCGAACGCTGGGCGCCAATGCCCCAAGCACCACGTCTGTCAGCGAAGTGATTTCGGCATTCCGACCGACGAAG CTTTTCCGGCGGGACGACGCCAAAGATGGCAAACCGCTGCCGTACGTTCTGTCAATTGACTTCGACGATCCGGGCGAGCTGTGCATGACATCGGAGAGCGATGAGACCATCCAGATATACAACGTGAAGGACGGCCGGCATGACAAGAGCCTCCTCAGCAAGAAATACGGCGTGAAATTGGCCAAGTTCACGCATACGAGCTCGGGCATCATCTATGCGAGCACCAAGCAGAATG ATGCAATCAGGTACCTTGCGACGCACGACAACTCCTTCATCCGCTACTTTGAAGGCCACGAAGGCGCCGTGACCGACCTCTCACTGCACCCTGGCGCGGACAACTTCATTTCCTGTAGCGTCGACAACACGGTCCTCTTATGGGACATCCGGACCAAGAACTTTTCCGGCAAGCTATTCCTGAACACGCCGTATCTCTCGGCGTGGGACCCGTCGGGCAACGTCTTTGCGATTGCCTCGccagccagcagcaccatCCTGTTGTATGATCATCGTAATTATGAGCGAGGCCCTTTTTCCGAGTTCGACATTATGAAAGCACGCGGGCCGGCCGATCCAGAGGCTGCTTCTCGAGGCTGGACAAAGCTAGAGTTTTCCAACGACGGGAAGCATCTGCTTCTGGGCTCGCGGGGCGACGGGCACTTCCTCCTGGACGCATTCGACGGGAACCTCAAGGCGTACCTGAAGAAGCCGGGCCCGGGCACCAGACGGTTGGGCGCGGGAGAGACACAGGGCGGCAATGCCGAGAGCAGCGGCGACTGCTGCTTTGCTCCGGATGGCCGCTACGTCTTGAGCGGAGCGAAGACGGACCTCCTGGTGTGGGATACATTGGCAGCGGCGCAGGGAGGCGACAAGGTGCTTGCGCCGACGCATGTTTTGGAGGAGAAGCGGGAAACAGCCGTGGTGGCATACAACCCGCGGTACAACATGATTGCTACGGCGGACCAGGAACTAGTATTTTGGCTGCCCGAGTCCAATTCGTAG